In the genome of Mycobacterium kansasii ATCC 12478, one region contains:
- a CDS encoding glycosyltransferase family 39 protein codes for MSAPTLDQDTAPPAAGAAHSHARGRRLDPWAIALLAAVVSGAWASRPSLWFDEGATISASARRTLPELWNLLGHIDAVHGLYYLLMHGWFAIFPPTEFWSRVPSSLAIGAAAGGVVVFAKQFSGRSTALCAGAVFAILPRVTWAGIEARSSALSVTAAVWLTVLLVTAVRRNKPWVWLLYALGLMLSILISINLGLLVPVYAALLPLLAPAQSRKAPTIWWAVASLAAVGAMTPFVRFAHGQVWQVGWISGLNRNLFLDVVHRQYFDHSVPFAILSGVVVVAAAVLRLTGAPGPGEGTRPLLLAGVAWVVVPTAVVLIYSATVEPIYYPRYLILTAPGAAVILAICIVSVARKPWLIAGAVAVFAAAAFPNYYFTQRGPYAKEGWDYSQVADVISAHAAPGDCLLVDNTVPWRPGPIRALLATRPAAFRSLVDVERGAYGPKAGTLWDGHVAVWLTTAKINKCTTLWTITNRDKSLPDHQVGQRLSPGTAFGRTPVYQFPGYLGFHIVERWQFHYSQVVKSTR; via the coding sequence ATGTCTGCACCGACACTCGATCAGGACACGGCGCCGCCGGCGGCCGGGGCGGCGCACTCGCATGCCCGTGGCCGGCGCCTCGACCCCTGGGCTATCGCTTTGCTGGCGGCGGTCGTGAGCGGAGCCTGGGCCAGTCGGCCGTCGCTGTGGTTCGACGAGGGTGCGACGATCTCGGCTTCGGCACGGCGCACCCTGCCGGAGCTGTGGAATCTGCTGGGCCATATCGATGCGGTACACGGCCTGTACTACCTGCTGATGCACGGCTGGTTCGCGATCTTCCCGCCGACCGAGTTCTGGTCGCGGGTTCCCAGCAGCCTGGCCATCGGCGCCGCCGCCGGCGGCGTAGTCGTGTTCGCCAAGCAGTTTTCCGGCCGCAGCACCGCGTTGTGTGCGGGAGCCGTCTTTGCCATCCTGCCCCGGGTGACCTGGGCGGGCATCGAGGCGCGCTCCTCTGCGCTGTCGGTGACGGCCGCGGTCTGGCTGACGGTACTGCTGGTCACCGCGGTGCGGCGCAACAAGCCATGGGTGTGGCTGCTGTACGCGCTGGGGTTGATGCTGTCGATTTTGATCAGCATCAACTTGGGACTGCTGGTGCCGGTGTACGCCGCGCTGCTGCCACTGCTGGCCCCGGCGCAATCGCGGAAAGCTCCCACCATCTGGTGGGCGGTCGCCTCGCTGGCCGCGGTCGGGGCCATGACGCCCTTCGTCCGGTTCGCCCACGGACAGGTCTGGCAGGTCGGGTGGATCTCGGGGCTGAACCGAAACCTCTTCCTCGATGTGGTGCATCGACAGTACTTCGACCACAGTGTTCCGTTCGCCATCTTGTCCGGCGTGGTCGTCGTCGCCGCCGCCGTGCTGCGGTTGACCGGCGCGCCGGGGCCTGGCGAGGGCACCCGACCGCTGCTGCTTGCCGGCGTGGCCTGGGTGGTCGTTCCCACCGCCGTCGTTCTGATCTACTCGGCGACCGTCGAACCCATCTACTACCCGCGCTACCTGATCCTGACCGCCCCCGGGGCGGCGGTCATCCTGGCCATCTGCATCGTCAGCGTCGCCCGCAAGCCCTGGCTCATAGCCGGCGCGGTGGCGGTCTTCGCCGCCGCCGCGTTCCCGAACTACTACTTCACCCAACGCGGGCCCTACGCCAAGGAGGGCTGGGATTACAGCCAGGTGGCCGACGTCATCAGTGCCCATGCCGCGCCCGGTGACTGCCTGCTGGTGGACAACACCGTGCCGTGGAGACCGGGGCCGATTCGGGCACTGCTGGCCACCCGGCCGGCGGCGTTCCGGTCGTTGGTCGACGTCGAACGCGGCGCCTATGGGCCCAAGGCCGGCACGCTGTGGGACGGCCACGTCGCGGTCTGGCTGACCACCGCCAAGATCAACAAATGCACGACGCTGTGGACGATCACCAATCGCGACAAGTCGTTGCCGGATCATCAAGTGGGACAACGTTTGTCGCCGGGAACGGCGTTCGGGCGCACCCCGGTGTACCAGTTTCCCGGCTACCTGGGCTTCCACATCGTCGAGCGGTGGCAGTTCCACTATTCGCAGGTCGTCAAGTCAACCCGGTGA
- the uvrB gene encoding excinuclease ABC subunit UvrB, with translation MAFATEHPVVAHSEYRPAAEDVEGLVRSGARFEVVSPHAPAGDQPAAIDELERRINAGERDVVLLGATGTGKSATTAWLIERLQRPTLVMEPNKTLAAQMANELREMLPHNAVEYFVSYYDYYQPEAYIAQTDTYIEKDSSINDDVERLRHSATSALLSRRDVVVVASVSCIYGLGTPQSYLDRSVELRVGSEVPRDGLLRLLVDVQYTRNDLSFTRGSFRVRGDTVEIIPSYEELAVRIEFFGDEIEALYYLHPLTGEVIRQVDSLRIFPATHYVAGPERMAHAISTIEGELAERLAELEAQGKLLEAQRLRMRTNYDVEMMRQVGFCSGIENYSRHIDGRGPGSPPATLLDYFPEDFLLVIDESHVTVPQIGGMYEGDISRKRNLVEYGFRLPSACDNRPLTWEEFATRIGQTVYLSATPGPYELSQSGGEFVEQVIRPTGLVDPKVVVKPTKGQIDDLIGEIRKRADADQRVLVTTLTKKMAEDLTDYLLEMGIRVRYLHSEVDTLRRVELLRQLRLGDYDVLVGINLLREGLDLPEVSLVSILDADKEGFLRSSRSLIQTIGRAARNVSGEVHMYADKITDSMKEAIDETERRRAKQIAYNQANGIDPQPLRKKIADILDQVYREADDTEAVEIGGSGRNASRGRRAQGAPGRAVSAGVFEGRDTSNMPRAELADLIKDLTEQMMAAARDLQFELAARFRDEIADLKKELRGMDAAGLK, from the coding sequence ATGGCTTTTGCCACCGAACACCCAGTAGTTGCCCATTCCGAATACCGTCCAGCCGCAGAGGACGTGGAAGGCTTGGTGCGCTCCGGCGCGCGCTTCGAGGTGGTCAGCCCGCACGCGCCCGCCGGCGACCAGCCGGCCGCCATCGACGAGCTGGAGCGCCGGATCAACGCGGGGGAGCGTGATGTGGTGCTCCTCGGCGCCACCGGCACCGGAAAGTCGGCCACCACCGCGTGGCTCATCGAGCGCCTGCAGCGCCCCACCCTGGTCATGGAACCCAACAAGACGCTGGCCGCCCAGATGGCCAACGAGCTGCGAGAGATGTTGCCGCACAACGCGGTTGAGTACTTCGTGTCGTACTACGATTACTACCAGCCGGAGGCGTATATCGCCCAGACCGACACCTACATCGAGAAGGACAGCTCGATCAACGACGACGTGGAGCGGTTGCGCCACTCCGCCACGTCGGCGCTGCTGTCGCGGCGTGACGTGGTGGTGGTGGCCTCGGTGTCCTGCATCTACGGCCTGGGCACCCCGCAGTCCTACCTGGACCGCTCGGTCGAGTTGCGGGTCGGCAGCGAGGTGCCGCGGGACGGGCTGCTGCGGCTGCTGGTCGACGTGCAGTACACCCGCAACGATCTGTCCTTCACCCGCGGTTCCTTCCGGGTGCGCGGCGACACCGTGGAGATCATCCCCTCCTACGAGGAGCTGGCGGTTCGCATCGAGTTCTTCGGCGACGAGATCGAGGCGTTGTATTACCTGCACCCGCTGACCGGAGAGGTGATCCGCCAGGTCGACTCGCTGCGGATCTTCCCGGCCACTCACTACGTGGCCGGGCCCGAGCGGATGGCGCACGCGATCTCCACCATCGAGGGGGAGCTGGCCGAGCGGCTAGCCGAATTGGAGGCGCAGGGCAAGCTGCTGGAAGCCCAGCGACTACGGATGCGTACCAACTACGACGTCGAGATGATGCGGCAGGTCGGGTTCTGCTCGGGCATCGAAAATTACTCGCGACATATAGATGGCCGGGGCCCCGGTTCGCCTCCGGCGACCCTATTGGACTACTTCCCGGAGGACTTCCTGCTCGTCATCGACGAGTCGCACGTCACTGTGCCGCAGATCGGCGGCATGTACGAGGGTGATATCTCGCGCAAGCGCAACCTGGTCGAATACGGGTTCCGGCTGCCCTCGGCGTGCGACAACCGCCCGCTGACCTGGGAGGAATTCGCCACCCGAATCGGGCAGACGGTATATCTGTCGGCCACGCCGGGACCGTACGAGCTCAGCCAGTCCGGCGGCGAGTTTGTCGAGCAGGTGATCCGGCCGACCGGCCTGGTGGACCCGAAGGTGGTGGTGAAACCGACCAAGGGGCAGATCGACGATCTCATCGGGGAGATCCGCAAACGCGCCGATGCCGACCAGCGGGTGCTGGTGACCACACTGACCAAGAAGATGGCCGAAGACCTCACGGACTACCTGCTGGAGATGGGTATCCGGGTCCGCTACCTGCATTCCGAGGTCGACACGTTGCGGCGGGTGGAACTGTTACGTCAGCTGCGCCTCGGCGACTACGACGTGCTGGTCGGCATCAATCTGTTGCGCGAGGGCCTCGACCTGCCCGAGGTGTCGCTGGTGTCGATCCTCGACGCCGACAAGGAGGGCTTTTTGCGGTCGTCGCGCAGCCTGATCCAGACGATCGGCCGCGCCGCCCGCAATGTCTCCGGCGAGGTGCACATGTACGCCGACAAGATCACCGACTCGATGAAAGAGGCCATCGACGAGACCGAGCGGCGCCGGGCAAAGCAGATCGCCTACAACCAGGCCAATGGAATCGATCCGCAGCCGCTGCGCAAGAAGATCGCCGACATCCTCGACCAGGTCTACCGCGAGGCCGACGACACGGAAGCGGTGGAGATCGGTGGGTCGGGCCGCAACGCGTCCCGCGGGCGACGTGCTCAGGGTGCGCCCGGCCGCGCGGTCAGCGCCGGCGTCTTCGAGGGCCGCGACACATCGAACATGCCCCGCGCTGAGCTCGCCGACCTGATCAAGGACCTCACCGAGCAGATGATGGCAGCCGCGCGCGACCTGCAGTTCGAGCTGGCCGCCCGGTTCCGCGACGAAATTGCCGACCTGAAAAAGGAATTGCGTGGGATGGACGCTGCCGGGCTCAAGTGA
- a CDS encoding MFS transporter, translating to MTETASETGSWSELLSRHLGTATMLAGGVALYATNEFLTISLLPSTIAEIGGSRLYAWVTTLYLVGSVVAATSVNPMLLRVGARTSYLMGLTVFGVASLLCAAAPNMEALVAGRTLQGVAGGLLAGLGYALINAALPHRLWTRGSALVSAMWGVATLVGPATGGLFAQFGLWRWAFAAMAVMSGLMAVLVLAVLSSRAGTSGGQPVTAAHKVPVWSLLLMGAAALAVSVAELPRYPVQTAGLLAASVLLIGIFVLVDWRMHVAVLPHSVFGPGPLKWIYLTMSVQMVAAMVTTYVPLFGQRLGNLTPVAAGFLGASLAVGWTASEIVSASVNNTRVIAHVVAAAPLVMASGLALGAVTQRADAPPGVVALWALALLITGTGIGIAWPHLSAWAMDSVDDPAESGAAAAAINIVQLISAAFGAGLAGVVVNRAEGGEVTAARWLFALFTVLAALGFIASYQATQRRRRSPG from the coding sequence GTGACCGAGACGGCGAGCGAGACCGGCAGCTGGAGCGAACTGCTCAGCAGGCACTTGGGAACGGCCACCATGCTGGCCGGCGGCGTCGCGCTGTATGCCACCAACGAGTTCCTGACCATTAGCCTCCTTCCGAGCACAATCGCCGAAATCGGTGGCAGCCGCCTGTACGCCTGGGTGACAACCCTGTATCTGGTCGGTTCGGTGGTGGCAGCGACCTCGGTCAACCCGATGCTGCTGCGCGTCGGTGCCCGCACCTCGTATCTGATGGGACTGACCGTCTTCGGTGTCGCGAGCCTGTTGTGCGCGGCCGCGCCGAATATGGAGGCCCTGGTCGCCGGACGCACCCTGCAGGGGGTGGCCGGCGGACTGCTGGCCGGACTCGGCTACGCGCTGATCAACGCCGCGCTGCCGCATCGGCTGTGGACGCGCGGCTCGGCGCTGGTGTCGGCCATGTGGGGGGTGGCGACGCTGGTCGGGCCGGCCACGGGTGGACTTTTCGCGCAGTTCGGGCTATGGCGGTGGGCGTTCGCTGCGATGGCGGTGATGTCCGGGCTGATGGCCGTGTTGGTGCTGGCCGTGCTGAGCAGCCGGGCCGGCACGAGCGGTGGGCAGCCGGTGACCGCCGCGCACAAGGTGCCGGTGTGGTCGTTGTTGTTGATGGGCGCTGCCGCCCTGGCTGTCAGCGTCGCCGAACTCCCGCGCTACCCGGTGCAGACCGCGGGCCTGCTCGCCGCCAGCGTGCTGCTGATCGGGATCTTTGTGCTCGTCGACTGGCGGATGCACGTAGCAGTATTGCCGCACAGCGTGTTTGGGCCTGGACCGCTGAAGTGGATCTACCTGACCATGTCCGTGCAGATGGTCGCCGCGATGGTGACCACCTATGTGCCGCTGTTCGGTCAGCGGTTGGGCAACCTGACACCGGTGGCGGCCGGATTCCTGGGTGCGTCACTGGCGGTGGGCTGGACGGCGAGCGAGATTGTCAGCGCATCGGTGAACAACACCCGGGTGATCGCGCATGTGGTGGCGGCAGCGCCGTTGGTGATGGCGTCGGGCTTGGCGCTTGGTGCCGTCACCCAGCGTGCCGATGCCCCCCCGGGGGTCGTCGCGCTGTGGGCGCTGGCGCTGCTGATCACCGGGACCGGGATCGGGATCGCCTGGCCGCATCTGTCCGCATGGGCAATGGATTCCGTCGACGATCCGGCCGAGAGCGGCGCCGCGGCGGCGGCCATCAACATCGTGCAGCTGATCTCGGCGGCCTTCGGCGCCGGCCTGGCCGGTGTCGTGGTCAACAGGGCCGAGGGGGGCGAAGTGACGGCCGCTCGCTGGTTGTTCGCGCTATTCACCGTGTTGGCCGCCCTCGGGTTCATCGCCTCCTACCAGGCGACCCAACGCCGGCGTCGGTCACCGGGTTGA
- a CDS encoding DNA polymerase ligase N-terminal domain-containing protein yields MQLSEYRRMGLPGAITVRRAAPGGRHRPKKLTTGKGPRFVIRHHVAHSDHYDLSLEIDGMLVCWAIPRSPSTDPKDKRMALRTEDHPVQYATFEAARGVIVWDHGTYANMTGHDMIKGLERGHLWFHLHGRTLCGGYALTRIREGEDETWLLTKRNDAVQPDARPKLGLNQPEAVLSGRTPDEPS; encoded by the coding sequence ATGCAATTGAGCGAATACCGGCGCATGGGGCTGCCCGGCGCCATCACCGTGCGCCGCGCCGCGCCAGGGGGACGGCACCGCCCGAAGAAGCTGACGACCGGGAAGGGACCACGTTTCGTCATCCGCCACCATGTGGCGCACAGCGATCACTACGACCTGTCCCTCGAGATCGACGGCATGCTCGTCTGCTGGGCGATACCCCGAAGTCCGTCGACCGATCCCAAGGACAAGCGGATGGCCCTACGCACCGAGGACCACCCGGTGCAGTACGCCACATTCGAAGCGGCCCGTGGCGTCATCGTCTGGGACCACGGCACCTACGCCAACATGACGGGGCACGACATGATCAAGGGTCTTGAGCGCGGCCATCTTTGGTTCCACTTGCACGGTCGGACACTGTGCGGCGGCTACGCGCTCACCCGGATCCGCGAGGGCGAGGACGAGACCTGGCTCCTGACCAAACGCAACGACGCCGTTCAGCCCGACGCACGGCCCAAACTTGGGCTGAACCAACCCGAAGCGGTGCTATCCGGTCGCACGCCGGACGAACCGTCGTGA
- a CDS encoding universal stress protein, whose product MGAYRTVVVGTDGSDSSMRAVDRAAQIAGADATLIIASAYLPQHEDARAADVLKDESYKVTGTAPIYEILHDAKERAHNAGAKNVEERAIVGAPVDALVSLAEEAKADLLVVGNVGLSTIAGRLLGSVPANVSRRAKVDVLIVHTT is encoded by the coding sequence ATGGGCGCCTATCGGACCGTGGTGGTAGGAACCGACGGCTCGGACTCGTCGATGCGGGCAGTGGACCGGGCCGCGCAGATCGCCGGGGCCGATGCCACGTTGATCATCGCGTCGGCGTACCTGCCTCAACACGAGGACGCCCGAGCCGCCGACGTCCTGAAGGACGAAAGCTACAAGGTGACGGGCACCGCCCCGATCTATGAGATCCTGCACGACGCCAAGGAACGGGCACACAACGCCGGCGCGAAGAACGTCGAGGAACGCGCGATCGTGGGCGCTCCGGTCGACGCGCTGGTCAGCCTCGCCGAAGAAGCGAAGGCCGACCTCCTGGTGGTCGGCAACGTCGGCCTGAGCACGATCGCGGGGCGGTTGCTGGGTTCGGTGCCGGCCAACGTCTCGCGGCGGGCCAAGGTCGACGTGCTCATCGTGCACACGACCTAG
- a CDS encoding SDR family NAD(P)-dependent oxidoreductase produces MELAQKRVLITGASRGIGEALAHAFAGAGATVALVARTEGLLRTLAVELGGSAHIADLSDPGQVATLIDRVEDEVGPIDVLVNNAGIDNSTGGFADAPDDDLRKVTQVNYLAPAELCRRAIPRMLRRGAGHIVNVSSMGGCVVLPGLVSYSASKAALSHFTAGLRADLRGLPIRTTLVELGPIPTDLLAHTEDYPPTADSFRRLYRMHLMVDVTREVVADQVVSAVQKGRKHVRLPRRAAVFSMLAEAPRRTAELVLTGIPHQTKRSAGLPPTSHSARDDAVR; encoded by the coding sequence ATGGAGCTAGCGCAAAAACGGGTCCTCATCACGGGAGCTTCGCGAGGCATCGGAGAAGCCCTCGCCCACGCTTTCGCCGGCGCCGGGGCAACCGTGGCGCTCGTCGCGCGGACCGAGGGCCTCCTTCGGACGCTGGCGGTGGAGCTTGGCGGTTCTGCTCACATCGCCGACCTGTCGGACCCCGGCCAGGTCGCAACCTTGATTGACCGTGTTGAAGACGAAGTCGGGCCGATCGACGTCCTCGTCAACAACGCAGGCATCGACAACAGCACGGGGGGCTTTGCTGACGCGCCCGACGACGATTTGCGAAAAGTAACGCAGGTCAACTACCTCGCCCCGGCCGAATTGTGCCGGCGCGCCATCCCACGGATGCTTCGCCGCGGCGCCGGTCACATCGTCAACGTCTCCTCGATGGGGGGCTGCGTTGTCCTTCCGGGGTTGGTGTCCTACTCGGCTTCCAAAGCGGCTCTTTCACATTTCACCGCGGGCCTAAGAGCCGACCTTCGCGGCTTGCCGATCCGCACCACCCTCGTCGAACTCGGGCCGATCCCCACCGACCTGCTGGCCCATACCGAGGATTACCCGCCGACCGCTGATTCCTTCCGCCGCCTTTACCGGATGCACCTCATGGTCGACGTCACCCGCGAGGTGGTTGCCGATCAGGTCGTGTCCGCGGTACAGAAGGGCCGCAAACACGTCCGGCTGCCCAGGCGGGCAGCCGTCTTCTCGATGCTTGCCGAGGCTCCCAGGCGTACTGCCGAACTCGTTCTCACCGGCATTCCGCATCAAACAAAACGCTCAGCCGGGTTGCCGCCGACATCCCACAGCGCGAGGGATGACGCGGTTCGCTGA
- a CDS encoding DUF402 domain-containing protein: protein MRAVDEYAVHPWGLYLARPTPGRVQFHYLESWLLPSFGLRATVFHFNPGHERDYDHYLDVGEYTPGPAVWRSEDHYLDIEVRTGRGARLADVDELLDAVRHGLLPAEVAEQALQRAVTAVDGLARHDYDLVRWLASHGMALTWRSS, encoded by the coding sequence GTGCGGGCCGTCGATGAGTACGCCGTGCATCCATGGGGGCTCTATCTGGCCCGGCCCACCCCGGGCCGGGTCCAGTTCCACTACCTCGAGTCCTGGCTGCTGCCGTCATTCGGGTTGCGCGCCACCGTCTTTCACTTCAATCCTGGCCACGAACGCGACTACGACCACTACCTCGACGTGGGTGAATACACGCCCGGCCCCGCGGTGTGGCGTTCCGAAGATCACTACCTCGACATCGAGGTCCGCACCGGACGCGGGGCCAGATTGGCCGACGTCGACGAGCTGCTTGATGCGGTCCGCCACGGACTGTTGCCCGCCGAGGTCGCTGAGCAGGCACTGCAGCGGGCGGTGACCGCCGTCGACGGCCTGGCGCGCCACGACTACGACCTGGTGCGCTGGTTGGCCAGCCACGGCATGGCGCTCACCTGGCGCTCAAGCTGA
- the rpsA gene encoding 30S ribosomal protein S1, whose amino-acid sequence MPSPAVTSPQVAVNDIGTSEDFLAAIDKTIKYFNDGDIVEGTIVKVDRDEVLLDIGYKTEGVIPARELSIKHDVDPNEVVSVGDEVEALVLTKEDKEGRLILSKKRAQYERAWGTIEALKEKDEAVKGTVIEVVKGGLILDIGLRGFLPASLVEMRRVRDLQPYIGKEIEAKIIELDKNRNNVVLSRRAWLEQTQSEVRSEFLNQLQKGTIRKGVVSSIVNFGAFVDLGGVDGLVHVSELSWKHIDHPSEVVQVGDEVTVEVLDVDMDRERVSLSLKATQEDPWRHFARTHAIGQIVPGKVTKLVPFGAFVRVEEGIEGLVHISELAERHVEVPDQVVAVGDDAMVKVIDIDLERRRISLSLKQANEDYTEEFDPAKYGMADSYDEQGNYIFPEGFDAETNEWMEGFDAQRNEWEARYAEAERRHKMHTAQMEKFAAAEAAGHGGGEQPSGSQASTEKAAGGSLASDAQLAALREKLAGNA is encoded by the coding sequence ATGCCGAGTCCCGCCGTCACCTCGCCGCAAGTAGCCGTCAACGACATTGGCACCAGCGAGGATTTTCTAGCCGCAATAGACAAAACGATCAAGTACTTCAACGATGGCGACATCGTCGAGGGAACCATCGTCAAAGTGGACCGGGACGAGGTTCTCCTCGACATCGGCTACAAGACTGAAGGGGTCATCCCCGCCCGCGAGCTCTCCATCAAACACGACGTCGACCCCAACGAGGTCGTTTCCGTCGGTGACGAGGTCGAGGCCCTGGTGCTCACCAAGGAGGACAAAGAGGGCCGGCTGATCCTGTCGAAGAAGCGCGCGCAGTACGAGCGCGCCTGGGGCACCATCGAGGCGCTCAAGGAGAAGGACGAGGCCGTCAAGGGCACCGTCATCGAGGTCGTCAAGGGCGGCCTGATCCTCGACATCGGGCTGCGCGGCTTCCTGCCCGCCTCGCTGGTCGAGATGCGCCGGGTCCGCGACCTACAGCCGTACATCGGCAAGGAGATCGAAGCCAAGATCATCGAGCTGGACAAGAACCGCAACAACGTGGTGCTGTCCCGGCGGGCCTGGCTGGAGCAGACCCAGTCCGAGGTCCGCAGCGAGTTCTTGAACCAACTGCAGAAGGGCACCATTCGCAAGGGTGTGGTCTCCTCCATCGTCAACTTCGGCGCCTTCGTCGACCTGGGCGGTGTGGACGGTCTGGTGCACGTCTCCGAGCTGTCCTGGAAGCACATCGACCACCCGTCCGAGGTGGTTCAGGTGGGCGACGAGGTCACCGTCGAGGTGCTCGACGTGGATATGGACCGCGAGCGGGTTTCGTTGTCGCTGAAGGCAACTCAGGAAGACCCGTGGCGCCACTTCGCCCGCACCCACGCCATCGGCCAGATCGTGCCGGGCAAGGTCACCAAGCTGGTGCCGTTCGGTGCGTTCGTCCGCGTCGAGGAGGGCATCGAAGGCCTGGTGCACATCTCCGAGCTGGCCGAGCGCCACGTCGAGGTGCCCGACCAGGTGGTTGCCGTCGGCGACGACGCGATGGTCAAGGTCATCGACATCGACCTGGAGCGCCGCCGGATTTCCTTGTCGCTCAAGCAGGCCAACGAGGACTACACCGAGGAGTTCGACCCGGCGAAGTACGGCATGGCCGACAGCTACGACGAGCAGGGCAACTACATCTTCCCCGAGGGCTTCGACGCCGAAACCAACGAGTGGATGGAAGGTTTCGACGCCCAGCGCAACGAGTGGGAAGCCCGCTACGCCGAGGCCGAGCGGCGGCACAAGATGCACACCGCGCAGATGGAGAAATTTGCCGCGGCCGAGGCGGCCGGACACGGCGGTGGCGAGCAGCCCTCGGGCAGCCAGGCGTCGACGGAGAAGGCCGCGGGTGGGTCGCTGGCCAGCGACGCCCAGCTGGCGGCGCTGCGGGAAAAACTCGCCGGCAACGCTTAA
- the coaE gene encoding dephospho-CoA kinase — MLRIGLTGGIGSGKSVLSTTFAQCGGIIVDGDVLAREVVEPGTEGLAALVDAFGDDILLPSGALDRPALAAKAFRDDEARTRLNGIVHPLVARRRAEIIAAVAQDAVVVEDIPLLVESGMASLFPLVVIVHADAEQRVRRLVEQRGMSEADARARIAAQATDEQRREVADVWLDNSGSVEVLVERARDVWYNRILPFAHNLSERRIVRPPARLVPADPSWPDQARRIVNRLKTAAGHRALRVDHIGSTAVPGYDAKDVIDIQITVESLAVADELADSLLSAGYPRLEHITQDVPKADARSTVDHYDHSSDAALWHKRFHASADPGRPTNVHIRVDGWPNQQFALLFVDWLRANSGVRADYLSLKRVAEESAASGAGDIAHYVAAKEPWFLDAYRRAWDWADSVGWRPLRPGALRR, encoded by the coding sequence ATGCTGCGCATCGGACTCACCGGCGGCATCGGCTCCGGCAAGTCGGTGCTGTCCACCACGTTCGCGCAATGCGGCGGCATCATCGTCGACGGGGATGTACTGGCCCGCGAGGTAGTCGAGCCGGGCACCGAGGGACTTGCGGCACTGGTCGACGCCTTCGGCGACGACATCCTGCTGCCTAGCGGGGCGCTGGATCGGCCGGCGTTGGCCGCCAAGGCGTTTCGGGATGACGAGGCGCGGACGAGACTCAACGGGATCGTGCACCCGCTGGTGGCCCGCCGCCGCGCCGAGATCATCGCGGCGGTAGCGCAGGATGCGGTTGTCGTCGAAGACATTCCGCTGCTGGTCGAATCGGGGATGGCGTCGCTGTTTCCACTGGTGGTGATCGTGCACGCCGACGCCGAACAGCGGGTGCGACGGCTGGTCGAGCAACGCGGGATGTCCGAAGCGGACGCCCGCGCCCGGATCGCCGCGCAGGCCACCGACGAGCAGCGCCGTGAAGTCGCCGATGTCTGGCTGGACAACTCGGGCAGCGTGGAAGTTTTGGTCGAGCGCGCCCGCGACGTCTGGTACAACCGGATATTGCCGTTTGCCCACAACCTCAGCGAGCGTCGGATCGTCCGCCCTCCGGCACGGTTGGTGCCAGCCGATCCGAGTTGGCCGGACCAGGCCCGCCGCATCGTCAACCGGCTCAAGACGGCAGCCGGCCACCGGGCGCTGCGAGTGGACCATATCGGTTCAACGGCGGTGCCGGGCTATGACGCCAAGGACGTCATCGACATCCAGATCACCGTCGAATCACTGGCGGTGGCAGACGAACTCGCCGACTCGCTGCTATCCGCCGGTTATCCGCGCCTGGAGCACATCACCCAGGACGTCCCCAAAGCCGATGCGCGCAGCACCGTCGACCACTACGACCACAGTTCGGATGCTGCTTTGTGGCACAAGCGCTTTCACGCATCAGCCGATCCCGGACGGCCGACGAATGTGCATATCCGGGTGGACGGTTGGCCCAATCAGCAGTTCGCGCTGCTGTTCGTGGACTGGCTACGGGCCAACTCCGGTGTGCGGGCAGACTACCTGTCGCTCAAGCGTGTCGCCGAGGAGAGCGCGGCATCGGGTGCCGGCGACATCGCGCACTACGTGGCAGCCAAAGAGCCGTGGTTTCTCGACGCCTACCGGAGGGCGTGGGACTGGGCCGATTCCGTTGGCTGGCGACCACTGAGGCCCGGCGCGCTCCGGAGGTGA